In Vibrio atlanticus, the following proteins share a genomic window:
- a CDS encoding GDP-mannose mannosyl hydrolase: protein MLPLDTFKTIIESTPLISIDLIVRNSEGKVLLGKRLNRPAQGSWFVPGGRILKDESFTSAFNRLIKDELGLDCAESKFKGIYQHFYDDNFSEGDFTTHYVVLAYEINIIEDLSSLPLEQHSSYQWFSEYELENNSQIHTHTKWYFQDSKQADFDISSINATLK from the coding sequence ATGCTTCCCCTAGATACATTTAAGACCATCATCGAGTCAACCCCACTTATTTCAATAGACCTTATTGTACGTAATAGCGAAGGTAAAGTCTTACTTGGAAAGCGCCTAAACCGTCCAGCCCAAGGGTCTTGGTTTGTACCTGGTGGACGGATTTTAAAAGATGAGTCCTTTACCTCAGCGTTTAATCGTCTCATTAAAGATGAATTAGGTTTGGATTGCGCTGAATCAAAGTTCAAAGGCATATATCAGCATTTTTATGATGATAACTTTTCTGAAGGTGACTTTACAACGCATTATGTAGTCTTGGCTTATGAAATCAATATAATTGAAGACCTATCAAGTTTACCGTTAGAACAGCACTCATCGTATCAATGGTTTTCAGAATATGAGCTAGAAAATAACTCGCAAATCCATACCCATACTAAATGGTATTTTCAAGACAGCAAACAAGCTGATTTTGACATCAGTTCAATAAATGCCACATTAAAATAA
- a CDS encoding mannose-1-phosphate guanylyltransferase/mannose-6-phosphate isomerase, whose amino-acid sequence MITPVIMAGGTGSRLWPLSRELYPKQFLSVTGDMSMLQQTVARLSNLEHSAPILICNEDHRFIAAEQMRLGGFEHGGIILEPVGRNTAPAIALAALQAINTAGVGDEPLLLVLAADHIIENELAFINSVEKALSFALNDKLVTFGIVPNAPETGYGYIKAGKQDSDAFSVSEFVEKPDLVTAQSYLETNEYYWNSGMFIFKASRYLEELAKLEPEILEICKKAIAAPSQDVEFTRVDPAIFETCPDKSIDYAVMEKTDSAMVVPMDAGWSDVGSFSALWDVSEKDEHQNVIKGDVITVESTNNYIFAENKLVSTVGVDNLVVIETKDAILVADKDKVQDVKAIVNKLKEAGRTEQQIHREVYRPWGKYDAIDSGVRDQVKRITVQPGEKLSIQKHYHRSEHWIVVSGTASVLNGDKTIIVTENESTYIPLGTIHALENPGKIPLEMIEVQTGSYLGEDDIVRFEDRYGRS is encoded by the coding sequence ATGATCACCCCTGTAATTATGGCTGGCGGTACCGGATCTCGTTTATGGCCACTTTCTCGTGAACTTTATCCTAAACAATTTTTGAGTGTGACTGGTGATATGTCGATGTTGCAGCAAACGGTAGCTCGACTTTCTAATCTTGAACATTCAGCCCCCATTCTCATATGTAATGAAGATCATCGTTTTATTGCAGCAGAACAAATGCGTTTAGGTGGATTTGAACATGGTGGTATTATCTTAGAGCCAGTAGGCCGAAATACTGCGCCAGCAATAGCACTTGCTGCGCTACAAGCAATAAATACAGCAGGTGTCGGTGACGAACCATTATTACTTGTATTAGCTGCTGACCATATTATAGAAAATGAATTAGCATTTATTAATTCAGTTGAAAAAGCCTTATCATTTGCACTAAATGACAAATTGGTCACTTTTGGTATTGTACCTAATGCACCAGAAACTGGTTACGGGTATATCAAAGCTGGCAAACAAGATAGCGATGCGTTTTCAGTAAGCGAGTTTGTTGAAAAACCTGATTTAGTAACAGCTCAAAGCTATTTAGAGACAAATGAATATTACTGGAATAGTGGTATGTTTATCTTTAAAGCAAGTCGTTATCTTGAAGAGCTAGCTAAACTCGAACCTGAAATACTTGAGATATGTAAAAAAGCGATCGCAGCTCCTTCACAAGATGTTGAGTTTACACGTGTTGATCCCGCTATATTTGAAACTTGTCCAGATAAATCTATCGACTATGCTGTGATGGAAAAAACAGATTCGGCAATGGTCGTGCCTATGGATGCAGGTTGGAGTGATGTTGGTTCATTCTCTGCATTATGGGATGTATCAGAGAAGGATGAACACCAAAATGTAATTAAAGGCGACGTAATTACGGTTGAGTCAACTAATAATTACATTTTTGCAGAAAATAAGTTGGTATCAACAGTTGGTGTAGATAATTTAGTTGTGATTGAAACCAAAGATGCAATATTAGTAGCAGATAAAGATAAAGTACAAGACGTTAAAGCGATAGTAAATAAATTAAAAGAAGCGGGTCGAACAGAGCAACAAATACATCGTGAGGTTTACCGACCTTGGGGTAAATATGATGCTATTGATTCTGGTGTCAGAGACCAAGTAAAACGTATTACAGTACAGCCAGGTGAAAAGCTGTCTATTCAAAAACATTATCATCGTTCAGAGCATTGGATTGTTGTATCAGGCACGGCAAGTGTACTTAATGGTGATAAAACTATTATTGTTACAGAAAATGAATCAACTTACATTCCTTTAGGTACTATTCATGCACTAGAAAATCCTGGGAAAATTCCATTAGAAATGATTGAAGTTCAAACAGGTAGCTATCTTGGTGAAGATGATATTGTCCGTTTTGAAGACCGATACGGCAGAAGCTAA
- a CDS encoding phosphomannomutase, whose product MSINLISSTVIKESGVAFGTSGARGLVTQFTGNVCGAFCAAFVTAIKSNFEFKQIAIAIDNRPSSYVMAQACASVLTQLDIEVIYYGVVPTPALAYVSREDAIPAIMVTGSHIPFDRNGLKFYRPDGEISKLDEEAILNAVVAFTDISELPELTVSNKAAEDYIERYTSLFDTPWLTGKRIGIYEHSSAGRDLYYKIFEAFGAEVISLDRSDQFVPIDTEAVSKEDTLKAINWSKEYNLDLIFSTDGDGDRPLVSDENGNWLRGDILGLLTSDALSIEALAIPVSCNTAAELCKHFSHVERTKIGSPYVIAEFANLAMKYGSVAGFEANGGYLLGSDVELNDQPLKALPTRDAVLPVIMLLMAAQNTLISALVKELPQRFTHSDRIQNFATEKSQALIAKGKVAPQDLLKLIGIENAEVDKIDTTDGLRLTLDNNNIIHLRPSGNAPELRCYAEADVFESAFQYVVNTLNKIQSL is encoded by the coding sequence ATGTCAATTAATTTAATCAGTTCGACCGTAATTAAAGAGAGTGGTGTTGCTTTTGGTACAAGTGGTGCCCGTGGTCTAGTTACTCAGTTTACAGGAAATGTATGCGGTGCATTTTGTGCGGCTTTTGTTACAGCAATAAAATCAAACTTCGAATTTAAACAAATTGCCATTGCAATTGATAACCGACCAAGCAGTTATGTAATGGCACAAGCTTGTGCATCAGTTTTAACGCAGTTAGATATTGAAGTTATCTATTATGGTGTTGTGCCTACGCCCGCATTGGCTTATGTATCTCGAGAAGATGCAATTCCTGCAATTATGGTTACTGGAAGCCACATTCCATTTGATAGAAATGGTCTCAAATTTTATCGTCCAGATGGTGAAATTAGTAAGCTTGATGAAGAAGCTATTTTAAACGCAGTAGTTGCGTTTACAGATATTTCAGAATTACCTGAGTTGACAGTAAGTAATAAAGCAGCTGAAGATTATATTGAGCGTTATACGTCTTTGTTTGATACCCCCTGGTTAACTGGTAAGCGTATTGGTATCTATGAACATTCAAGTGCAGGGCGTGATCTTTACTACAAAATATTTGAAGCGTTTGGTGCAGAAGTCATTAGCTTAGATCGTAGTGATCAATTTGTGCCCATTGATACAGAAGCGGTTTCAAAAGAAGATACGTTAAAAGCAATTAATTGGTCTAAAGAATACAACCTCGATCTGATATTCTCAACCGATGGCGATGGAGATCGCCCTTTAGTTTCGGATGAAAATGGCAACTGGTTACGAGGTGACATTTTAGGTCTATTAACGTCTGATGCATTAAGCATCGAAGCATTAGCAATACCTGTCAGTTGTAATACTGCTGCTGAATTATGTAAGCATTTCTCCCATGTTGAAAGAACCAAAATAGGCTCACCTTATGTCATTGCTGAGTTTGCTAATTTAGCTATGAAATACGGTTCAGTAGCAGGTTTTGAAGCAAATGGTGGTTATCTTCTTGGAAGTGATGTTGAACTAAATGACCAACCATTAAAGGCGCTACCAACAAGAGATGCGGTGCTTCCAGTGATTATGCTTTTGATGGCAGCACAAAACACGTTAATTTCAGCGTTAGTAAAAGAATTACCACAGCGTTTTACTCATAGTGATCGTATTCAAAATTTCGCAACAGAAAAAAGCCAAGCCTTAATTGCGAAAGGCAAAGTAGCGCCACAAGATCTTCTTAAGCTAATTGGTATAGAGAATGCAGAAGTCGATAAAATTGATACAACGGATGGATTGAGATTAACGCTAGATAATAATAATATTATACATTTACGCCCTTCAGGGAATGCGCCTGAATTGCGTTGCTATGCAGAGGCTGATGTTTTTGAATCTGCATTCCAGTATGTTGTAAACACACTAAATAAAATCCAATCCCTGTAA